A stretch of Helicobacter pylori DNA encodes these proteins:
- a CDS encoding LeoA/HP0731 family dynamin-like GTPase has product MKNETLEQFKRNQKRNQEILKKLLDFVHTGEEYGIKVEESLKDKIRNAIKDVSGQKLKVALVGGFSEGKTSIAAAWIERLDESMKIDHRESSDEVKIYNIDDEMELVDTPGLFGFKEKITDSGKIERYKDITKKYISEAHLILYALNPSNPIKESHKDDLNWLFRTLNLLSRTIFVISRFDEEADIEDEEDYNKRFKIKKENIQSRLNDLISLSEEEKESLIIVAVAANPFDLGVEHWLKHKEEFQKLSHIKTLQDATQKKIKENGGKLTIIEEAKKSVIQDVIYRQMSPAKQALQDINREMEYLNRMIEKRRKDIQDLNKEISQARIHLKEFIIRYFSDLILQVSGTSLETFNDFAIREIGDKGINIDTRVQNAFEKQTQGIFNEMAKIETGFNADMSFFEKHAGTLGKIGINFLNQSGFINATNIKLARDALVATGKFVGIDLALKFKPWGAVNLAGNINKALPLIGLAFEVWDSWKESQKIEKLEKAKGEMKSNFDGQKQEILDLINDETRFKQTCFPSVFELEKCIQACEESVKKTQECAQGLEKWIQTGEDFIKGEDFIDVEPEEE; this is encoded by the coding sequence ATGAAGAATGAAACGCTAGAACAATTTAAAAGAAACCAAAAGAGGAATCAAGAAATTCTTAAAAAATTACTTGATTTTGTCCATACTGGGGAAGAATACGGCATCAAGGTTGAAGAGTCTCTCAAAGACAAGATCCGTAATGCGATTAAAGATGTTTCTGGTCAAAAACTGAAAGTGGCTTTAGTGGGAGGTTTTTCTGAAGGGAAAACATCCATAGCGGCAGCTTGGATCGAGCGGCTAGATGAGAGCATGAAGATAGACCACAGAGAATCCAGCGATGAAGTTAAAATCTATAACATAGATGATGAAATGGAGCTGGTTGACACCCCGGGACTATTCGGGTTTAAAGAAAAAATAACTGATAGCGGCAAAATAGAACGCTATAAAGATATTACAAAAAAATATATCAGCGAAGCCCATCTCATTTTATACGCGCTCAACCCGTCAAACCCCATCAAAGAAAGCCATAAGGACGACTTGAACTGGTTGTTTAGGACGCTCAATCTTTTATCCAGGACGATCTTTGTCATCAGCCGTTTTGATGAAGAAGCGGATATTGAAGATGAAGAAGATTACAACAAAAGATTTAAGATTAAAAAAGAAAACATCCAAAGCCGACTGAATGATTTGATTTCTTTAAGCGAAGAAGAAAAAGAAAGTTTGATTATTGTCGCTGTTGCAGCAAACCCTTTTGATTTGGGGGTGGAACACTGGCTAAAGCATAAAGAAGAATTCCAAAAACTCTCACACATCAAAACTTTGCAAGACGCGACTCAAAAAAAGATTAAAGAAAATGGCGGTAAATTAACCATCATAGAAGAAGCCAAAAAAAGCGTCATTCAAGATGTTATCTATAGGCAAATGTCGCCCGCAAAACAAGCGTTGCAAGATATTAATAGAGAAATGGAATATTTGAATAGAATGATTGAAAAAAGGCGAAAGGATATTCAAGATTTAAATAAAGAAATTTCTCAAGCCCGTATTCATTTAAAAGAATTTATAATAAGGTATTTTAGCGATCTCATCCTTCAAGTTTCTGGCACCAGCCTAGAAACCTTTAATGATTTTGCTATTAGAGAAATAGGTGATAAAGGTATCAATATAGACACAAGAGTCCAAAATGCATTTGAAAAACAAACGCAAGGGATTTTCAATGAAATGGCTAAAATTGAAACTGGTTTTAATGCCGATATGAGTTTTTTTGAAAAACATGCCGGAACATTGGGGAAAATTGGAATCAATTTTTTAAATCAAAGCGGGTTCATCAATGCAACTAACATTAAACTGGCTAGAGACGCGCTAGTGGCTACGGGAAAATTTGTGGGCATAGATTTGGCTTTGAAATTCAAACCTTGGGGTGCTGTAAACTTGGCAGGCAACATAAACAAAGCTTTACCGCTTATCGGTCTTGCTTTTGAAGTGTGGGATTCTTGGAAAGAAAGCCAAAAAATAGAAAAACTTGAAAAAGCTAAAGGAGAAATGAAATCTAATTTTGACGGACAAAAACAAGAAATCTTAGATCTCATCAACGATGAAACCAGATTCAAACAAACATGTTTTCCGAGCGTGTTTGAACTAGAAAAATGCATTCAAGCATGCGAAGAAAGCGTTAAAAAAACGCAAGAGTGCGCTCAAGGACTGGAAAAATGGATTCAAACTGGCGAAGATTTTATCAAGGGCGAAGATTTCATAGATGTTGAGCCTGAAGAGGAATGA
- a CDS encoding GTPase produces MKSIYLGVEKSIEDLQSIFKNTDDKDEKLKKFNQEALEVFQELELKSLKELESLKNNEEWENFTIAFYGETGAGKSTLIECLRLFFKEQSKVVQQERFKRLYSNYQNNYQNDERKRQAILNELHSLQDGAIIGDGRSDFTSKTRSYSFQYNHQTFTLLDVPGIEGDEQKAIDQISNATQKAHAIFYVTKTPNPPQKGEEGKRGTIEKIQKQLDSQTEVWAIFNKPINSPRALKDGLINENEKGSLKILNKEMKNILGKHYMGHQIVSAQMAFYGLAQALIPGTDFYEKKQKFLKDFKAGKLLYQSHFKPLAEFIAEELLKNSRAKIIQSNCNKALKVVEQLQKAIKTTIEKRIDPMIKETQEHQQEARYNLDRSTEKFILNLTNSAFYEIDQFKSDLREKMYVHINKNIEDEECKEIFKNELIQGIETLHEDIKWRFRECEKRFDGEIKEAIKQLEYRIKDSLAMLERISIDRGFNLNFDTDSGIDGTKLAASIGGLGLLGIFNAWSPMGWLALTAGIITGLVGIARSIWSFFSSRYQRSQQKKEVDKNLYQICEKIVQDVKSRLESRKKDIWEKIGKLKANIRPVDNYERMKGQLKEAHEKLGYISHSINLTISKQGAC; encoded by the coding sequence ATGAAAAGCATTTATCTTGGCGTAGAAAAGAGTATTGAAGATCTTCAAAGTATTTTTAAAAACACTGATGATAAAGATGAAAAACTAAAGAAATTCAACCAAGAAGCGTTGGAGGTGTTTCAAGAATTAGAACTTAAAAGTTTAAAAGAGCTTGAAAGTTTAAAAAATAATGAAGAATGGGAAAATTTTACCATTGCTTTTTATGGGGAAACCGGTGCGGGGAAATCAACCCTCATTGAATGTTTGAGGCTGTTTTTTAAAGAACAAAGCAAAGTAGTTCAACAAGAACGATTCAAGCGGCTTTATTCCAATTACCAAAATAACTATCAAAATGATGAACGCAAAAGACAAGCTATTTTAAACGAACTCCATTCATTGCAAGATGGAGCGATCATAGGCGATGGGAGGAGCGATTTCACTTCAAAAACGCGATCTTATTCTTTCCAATACAACCATCAAACCTTTACTTTGCTGGATGTTCCAGGGATAGAAGGCGACGAACAAAAAGCGATTGATCAGATTTCTAACGCAACGCAAAAAGCCCATGCTATTTTTTATGTTACCAAAACGCCTAATCCTCCGCAAAAAGGAGAAGAAGGGAAAAGGGGAACGATTGAAAAAATCCAAAAACAGCTTGATTCGCAAACAGAGGTATGGGCGATTTTCAACAAACCGATTAATAGCCCAAGAGCCTTAAAAGATGGGCTTATTAATGAAAACGAAAAAGGAAGCTTAAAAATTTTAAATAAAGAGATGAAAAATATTTTAGGCAAACACTACATGGGACATCAAATAGTCAGCGCCCAAATGGCTTTTTATGGCCTTGCGCAAGCTTTGATTCCAGGGACTGATTTTTATGAAAAGAAACAAAAATTTTTAAAAGATTTTAAAGCAGGAAAATTATTGTATCAATCCCATTTCAAACCATTAGCAGAATTTATAGCCGAAGAGCTTCTTAAAAACTCGCGTGCCAAAATCATTCAATCAAACTGCAATAAAGCCTTAAAAGTGGTAGAACAATTGCAAAAAGCGATAAAAACCACGATTGAGAAACGGATCGATCCAATGATTAAAGAAACACAAGAACACCAACAAGAAGCCCGCTATAATCTGGATCGTTCTACAGAAAAATTTATATTAAATTTAACCAACTCAGCGTTCTACGAAATCGATCAATTCAAATCTGACTTGAGAGAAAAAATGTATGTGCATATTAACAAAAATATTGAAGATGAGGAATGTAAAGAAATTTTTAAAAATGAACTCATTCAAGGAATTGAAACATTGCATGAAGACATAAAATGGCGGTTTAGAGAATGTGAGAAACGATTTGATGGAGAGATAAAAGAAGCTATTAAACAACTTGAATACAGAATTAAAGATTCTCTAGCAATGTTAGAGCGCATCAGTATTGATAGAGGCTTTAATCTTAATTTTGATACTGATAGCGGTATTGATGGAACAAAATTAGCCGCTTCAATAGGAGGTTTGGGTTTGCTTGGGATATTTAACGCTTGGAGTCCTATGGGTTGGCTTGCTCTGACTGCAGGGATTATTACAGGATTAGTTGGAATAGCTAGATCAATCTGGAGCTTTTTTAGTTCAAGATATCAAAGATCCCAACAAAAAAAAGAAGTGGATAAGAATTTATATCAAATTTGTGAAAAAATTGTGCAGGATGTGAAAAGCCGACTTGAAAGTCGCAAAAAAGACATATGGGAAAAGATTGGAAAACTCAAAGCCAATATTAGACCTGTTGATAATTACGAACGCATGAAAGGACAATTGAAAGAAGCCCATGAAAAATTAGGATACATCTCTCATAGCATCAATCTAACAATATCAAAACAAGGAGCATGCTAA